The following are from one region of the Aequoribacter fuscus genome:
- a CDS encoding carboxy terminal-processing peptidase, translating to MIKNLERRHYAAKAYDDNLSMMHLERYIDTLDPRKLYFTIQDVKAFSRHGPLLDDQAKERTLQAAIEVYSIYYERRVARLSGFLDNMAAQIAQLDFNADDYLELDAENLTWADTEEALQVRWRLQFKNDVLNLKLAKKSDEEIVKTLSKRYGYQLKEAQRTTERDVFSVYANALASLYGPHTSYYSPRQSENFDIEMSLSLEGIGALLQLDEDYVKVSRIVPKGPADKHGQLKAADRIIGVAQGPEGEMVDVIGWRLSEVVDLIRGPKGTTVRLEIIPAKSFGSGETQVIEIVRNEVKLEEQAAQADVIEIQRDSRTYRIGVIDIPTFYMDFEAASRGDPNYRSTSRDVRRLLDELEAKHVDAVLIDLRNNGGGSLREANDLTGLFIDYGPTVQIKHSSGNIWRDGKRERGNYYSGPMGVIINRLSASASEIFAGAIQDYGRGLIIGNESFGKGTVQTFAALTEGQLKVTESKFYRISGDSTQHRGVTPDVVLPSLYDPEDIGESTMDFPLPWDQIRAVPRQTYGDYEALLPRLIASSQQRQLAEPHLVLLREQIELANRDREQTRLSLNFEERQKAREERNARWLAIENKRRALEGEEPLLTLEQDDDESAGETDEQEQRNAIDTEHDALLLESAQVITDALAFSQEPLLARPAVK from the coding sequence ATGATCAAAAATTTGGAGCGCAGGCATTACGCCGCAAAAGCCTACGACGATAATCTATCGATGATGCATCTCGAGCGCTATATCGATACCTTAGATCCTCGCAAGCTTTATTTTACGATTCAAGATGTTAAAGCATTCTCTCGCCACGGTCCCTTGCTTGATGATCAAGCCAAAGAGCGTACCCTGCAGGCGGCGATCGAGGTGTATTCGATCTACTACGAGCGTCGAGTCGCTCGTTTATCGGGGTTTCTGGATAACATGGCCGCTCAGATTGCCCAGCTCGATTTTAACGCAGATGATTATCTTGAGTTGGACGCTGAGAACCTCACCTGGGCAGATACCGAAGAAGCCTTGCAGGTGCGTTGGCGGCTACAGTTCAAAAATGATGTGCTGAATCTAAAACTTGCAAAAAAAAGCGACGAAGAGATCGTTAAGACGCTTAGTAAGCGTTATGGCTATCAGCTCAAAGAAGCGCAGCGCACGACCGAGCGCGATGTGTTTAGCGTCTATGCGAATGCTCTAGCGAGCCTGTACGGGCCGCATACGTCTTACTATTCGCCCAGACAATCAGAAAACTTTGATATCGAGATGTCCCTATCGCTAGAGGGTATCGGTGCCCTGCTTCAGCTTGACGAGGATTATGTCAAAGTCAGCCGGATTGTGCCTAAAGGTCCGGCAGATAAACACGGGCAGTTGAAGGCCGCGGATCGCATTATTGGCGTTGCCCAGGGCCCAGAGGGTGAAATGGTCGACGTGATCGGCTGGCGGCTTTCTGAGGTCGTTGATTTGATTCGAGGCCCAAAGGGCACAACGGTTCGACTGGAAATTATTCCCGCTAAGTCTTTTGGCTCCGGTGAAACTCAAGTCATCGAAATCGTCCGCAATGAGGTTAAGCTCGAGGAGCAAGCTGCGCAGGCAGATGTCATAGAAATTCAGCGAGATAGCAGAACGTATAGGATTGGAGTCATAGATATTCCAACCTTTTACATGGATTTTGAAGCCGCAAGTCGAGGCGACCCAAACTACCGGAGCACGTCACGTGATGTTCGGCGCCTGCTCGATGAACTCGAAGCCAAACACGTCGATGCCGTGCTGATCGACTTGCGCAATAACGGTGGCGGCTCACTGCGTGAGGCCAATGATCTCACGGGCCTATTTATTGATTATGGTCCGACGGTGCAGATCAAGCATTCGTCTGGCAATATTTGGCGTGATGGCAAACGTGAGCGCGGTAATTATTACTCGGGGCCTATGGGGGTCATTATTAACCGCCTGAGTGCCTCTGCATCAGAGATCTTTGCGGGTGCCATACAAGATTACGGACGCGGCTTGATCATCGGCAATGAATCATTTGGTAAAGGTACAGTGCAGACCTTTGCAGCACTGACCGAGGGACAACTTAAAGTCACCGAGTCTAAGTTCTACCGTATATCAGGTGACTCTACACAGCATCGCGGTGTAACCCCTGATGTTGTGCTCCCCTCGCTTTACGACCCTGAAGATATTGGTGAGAGCACCATGGACTTTCCCTTGCCTTGGGATCAAATTCGAGCGGTACCACGACAAACTTACGGAGACTATGAGGCACTGCTGCCGCGCTTGATTGCGTCGTCACAACAACGGCAATTAGCGGAGCCTCATCTGGTCTTGTTGCGCGAGCAAATTGAGCTTGCGAATCGAGACCGAGAGCAAACGCGGCTTTCTTTAAATTTCGAGGAACGGCAGAAAGCCCGTGAGGAGCGCAACGCGCGTTGGCTTGCGATCGAGAACAAGCGGCGTGCACTGGAGGGAGAAGAGCCACTTCTTACGCTCGAGCAGGATGACGACGAGAGTGCTGGTGAGACGGACGAACAAGAACAGCGTAACGCGATCGACACCGAGCACGATGCCCTGCTGCTGGAATCTGCGCAAGTGATCACTGACGCGCTGGCTTTTAGTCAAGAGCCCCTGCTGGCCCGACCAGCCGTTAAGTAA